Proteins encoded by one window of Clostridium perfringens:
- a CDS encoding aminotransferase class V-fold PLP-dependent enzyme, which translates to MLERTIYLDNAATTFPKPECVYDAVNKCIREFGVNAGRGSYSLAKKATNVIDEFRKSIINLVNLNNSSKVIIQPSATIAINQILNGLNWNEITNIYVSPFEHNAIMRTLEKIKDEISINIEMIPFDNITLELKEDEFKRMIVKNKADVILLSQISNTTGLILPIEEIISIAKTENTLVIVDASQALGLINIDMKNIDIDFLVFAGHKTMYGPFGIGGYIYNSDYELKMFSTGGTGSNSTDLHMPKELPYRYEPGSYNIEAIFGTYNGIKWIESNNIKEKEFELTKYCVEKLKKLKNIELYIPKDNKKHIGIISFNLLGYKAEEVASILDEDFNICVRAGHHCAPRVGAFLGDNAKYGMVRVSLGYFNTEEDIDKLSEALEELL; encoded by the coding sequence ATGTTGGAAAGAACTATTTATTTAGATAATGCGGCAACCACATTTCCAAAACCAGAGTGCGTTTATGATGCAGTAAATAAATGTATTAGAGAATTTGGTGTTAATGCTGGCAGAGGATCATATAGTTTAGCTAAAAAAGCAACTAATGTAATAGATGAATTTAGAAAAAGTATCATAAATTTAGTTAATTTGAATAATTCTAGTAAAGTAATAATACAACCATCGGCAACAATTGCCATAAATCAAATATTAAATGGATTGAATTGGAATGAAATTACAAATATTTATGTAAGTCCTTTTGAACATAATGCAATAATGAGGACATTAGAGAAGATTAAAGATGAAATATCAATAAATATAGAAATGATACCATTTGATAATATAACATTAGAATTAAAAGAAGATGAATTTAAGAGAATGATTGTTAAGAATAAAGCAGATGTAATATTACTTTCACAAATTAGTAATACAACAGGTTTAATATTGCCTATAGAAGAAATAATAAGTATAGCAAAAACAGAAAATACCTTAGTAATTGTAGATGCTTCTCAAGCTTTAGGATTAATTAATATTGATATGAAAAATATTGATATAGATTTTTTAGTTTTTGCAGGGCATAAAACTATGTATGGTCCATTTGGAATAGGTGGATATATATATAATTCAGACTATGAATTAAAGATGTTTTCAACTGGAGGAACCGGTTCAAATTCAACAGACTTACATATGCCAAAAGAATTACCATATAGATATGAACCAGGAAGTTACAATATTGAAGCAATTTTTGGCACATATAATGGAATAAAATGGATTGAAAGTAATAATATAAAAGAAAAGGAATTTGAATTAACTAAGTATTGTGTTGAAAAATTAAAAAAATTAAAGAATATTGAATTATATATACCTAAAGATAATAAAAAGCACATTGGGATAATAAGCTTTAATTTATTAGGATACAAGGCTGAAGAAGTTGCAAGTATATTAGATGAGGATTTTAATATATGTGTTAGAGCAGGACATCACTGTGCACCTAGAGTTGGTGCATTTTTAGGGGATAATGCTAAGTATGGAATGGTTAGAGTAAGTTTAGGTTATTTTAATACAGAAGAAGATATTGATAAATTATCAGAAGCATTAGAAGAATTACTTTAG
- a CDS encoding ATP-binding protein, whose amino-acid sequence MKYFINSIEDEIEKQEQKKQINLIKLEGIESPIIYKEICKYFKNSNLDFEAKLSREKFEEFKKEYNNNDELEILESIKFLENNNFVDFDGAMTKWRNGIATDNKNATTKLVLLMGTELVQDKGGLADFYTINPQTIIKSLKKDKYYAYFKEVIENSGVNIKDSNEVKKAINRIFDEIFSIFPIDLIKVSNIAENLEGETFKIVDEIIEFIFDLIPKYWDLPCMNNIRPSFNKLKGKSAKAADVIKKAYNFVNRKEYKTSYPNKGKINKIKSKLEEFKKNNSIEDDLKFPVDTEVFDDFEEFSNVLIDFIKGINFEENRKKLMQIDFAIVNEILKLKVKEEGSSKGKKEKVNKISGNPIEIYSEIILDSLNEYKKENNNFPNEIIFNIESITLGNCIDNDELLEEYKSISAYLGGILDFINKENFEFGDENLEIKYLDDKDPFSNRRLEIKDENDAVIEGIESIDISRSKNINVASKINIKVLVCKKEEAGNGEYLTTNLYENEWQWVFNPINSWKTQFLLCKNIINNELCSVDNIPLGWYCENLNELIGFENEDEFLNKLLESKIKIITSEIEEKVKFISSVDNQVTTLKYLFKEMSEDIFKNGFFYEIKNEDSKIYKFIFKYYNLIKFVNLNFKSFKTIEKEKIFILLNLFNIGKSNKDGIEDKEYDNVIMPPIHPIMLEKLVDQQIFIRKSIKDILLSSIDKKVDSSKLKNKIIKMIQLSEITTGADALFGNKNLLTSEKVIANYAIYEDLDYKSEEILNGYNSLIIEDDEINISDILKSSPKSLIISENIIDYIKIFPTRADGIKITMLNPESLQYIVSGINEVVKNFSDEGINIKLTIIRDKNEKNGVDYLKYWLDNKLSEKDNINIKTFVINKDFESKHIVESLDDTLKQQDIIFVGNILKTKSVELREVFEGDYEENNDASKYPMVFPPLPLSKSANKRAINITQSQFDLEYEHTQLLNRIKNPSSKECEFKVVKEIAIDERKNELLQNIHNSAKWVVCMDESIDKEILSNKNKGHIVGFTTGKGNYGELNVTVSARNDILEDIKIKLKNRLRKHFRSWSNDENTLDLVADFCIKTAEELDGGKILKALNSSDFAIHSFLSYIITLQYLNIPSCDDEYVVRILLNLDSHMHWFEELVINENDEDKIRPDLLLLEIKKDDFCDEYGNLKINATVIECKMGNEDNVKKNKAITQVKKGILSLSKIWDKSIETSKRYWSNQLYRALIFSKINIDEDDEKYERVINKIEGVLNGRYKINWSGKVFAYWINSREITCIDNCVYDIDDVEHITSDIRIIECGQLYIKKMLLPEEKREENQVFEEEVIEDLDDMDSLFEKLEADNIDKEKGYIEEVEVRNQLDNKEKEIYKENNNELNNENVEILSGKNGDYKELKDIRVLVGKEERTNKNIYWEYGNKDLNNRHLFISGRSGTGKTYCIQCLLYELTKQGVPAIIFDYTDGFREDKLDPIFREFLGERLKQKIVMFEKFDINPFKRQKISISGFTKDEEDIDIARRIAETFKSVYSLGDQQFSNLYTATRNGLEKFGDKMDFSILAQELEELGTKEAKTTLSKIQVFLDTKAFDNNSEFSWEKLIKSDGDVFIVQLTGYTRDVQTLLTTLILWDIWNYARRFGSEDNPFVVVLDEAQNLDHSETSPSGYILTEGRKFGVSGWYATQFLKGQMDIDEIGRLQQAAQKIYFAPPETEIKDIARIIDSDTKEAKIWEEKLKFLGKGECVISGQMKQPNGERLIRYSPKIIKVSSLEERKNGNL is encoded by the coding sequence ATGAAATATTTTATAAATAGTATAGAAGATGAAATTGAAAAGCAAGAACAGAAAAAGCAAATTAATTTAATAAAGTTAGAGGGGATAGAAAGTCCTATTATATATAAAGAAATATGTAAGTATTTCAAAAATAGCAATTTAGATTTTGAAGCAAAATTATCAAGAGAAAAATTTGAAGAATTCAAAAAAGAATACAATAATAATGATGAGTTAGAAATTTTAGAAAGTATTAAATTTTTAGAGAATAATAATTTTGTTGATTTTGATGGAGCAATGACTAAATGGAGAAATGGAATTGCTACAGATAATAAAAATGCCACAACAAAATTAGTTTTATTAATGGGAACAGAACTTGTTCAAGATAAGGGAGGATTAGCAGATTTTTATACTATAAATCCTCAAACAATAATAAAAAGCTTAAAAAAAGATAAATATTACGCTTATTTTAAAGAAGTTATAGAAAATTCAGGCGTTAATATAAAAGATAGTAATGAGGTAAAAAAAGCAATAAATAGAATATTTGATGAGATATTTTCAATTTTTCCAATAGATTTAATAAAAGTAAGCAACATTGCTGAAAATTTAGAGGGTGAAACTTTTAAAATTGTAGATGAGATTATTGAATTTATATTTGATTTAATACCTAAGTATTGGGATTTACCTTGTATGAATAATATAAGACCATCCTTTAATAAATTAAAAGGAAAATCAGCTAAGGCAGCAGATGTAATAAAGAAAGCTTATAATTTTGTAAATAGAAAAGAGTATAAAACCTCTTATCCTAATAAGGGCAAAATAAATAAAATCAAATCAAAATTAGAGGAATTTAAGAAAAATAATTCTATAGAGGATGATTTGAAATTTCCTGTAGACACAGAAGTTTTTGATGATTTTGAAGAGTTTTCTAATGTATTAATAGACTTTATAAAGGGAATAAATTTTGAAGAAAATAGAAAAAAATTAATGCAAATAGATTTTGCCATTGTAAATGAAATTTTAAAATTAAAGGTTAAAGAAGAAGGATCTTCTAAAGGGAAAAAAGAGAAAGTAAATAAAATTTCAGGTAACCCTATTGAAATATATTCAGAAATTATATTAGATAGTTTAAATGAATATAAAAAAGAAAACAATAACTTCCCAAATGAAATTATATTTAATATAGAGAGCATAACATTAGGAAATTGTATTGATAATGATGAACTTTTAGAGGAATATAAATCCATATCAGCATATCTAGGAGGAATACTAGATTTTATAAATAAAGAAAATTTTGAGTTTGGCGACGAAAATTTAGAAATAAAATATTTAGATGACAAGGATCCTTTTTCAAATAGGAGATTAGAGATTAAAGATGAAAATGATGCTGTGATAGAAGGTATAGAATCTATAGACATAAGCAGGTCTAAAAATATAAATGTTGCCTCAAAAATAAATATTAAAGTATTAGTATGTAAAAAAGAAGAAGCAGGAAATGGAGAGTATTTAACAACTAATTTATATGAAAATGAATGGCAATGGGTATTTAATCCAATAAATTCATGGAAAACACAGTTTTTACTATGTAAAAACATAATTAATAATGAACTATGTTCAGTGGATAACATACCTTTAGGGTGGTATTGTGAAAATTTAAATGAGCTTATAGGTTTTGAAAACGAAGATGAATTTTTAAATAAATTATTAGAAAGTAAGATAAAAATAATTACCTCTGAAATTGAAGAGAAAGTTAAATTTATATCAAGTGTTGATAATCAGGTAACAACTTTAAAATATTTATTCAAAGAAATGAGCGAAGATATATTTAAGAATGGATTCTTTTATGAAATTAAAAATGAAGATTCAAAAATATATAAATTTATCTTCAAATATTATAACTTAATAAAGTTTGTTAATTTAAATTTTAAATCTTTTAAGACTATTGAAAAAGAGAAAATATTTATTTTATTAAACTTATTTAATATAGGAAAATCAAATAAAGATGGAATTGAAGACAAAGAATATGATAATGTCATTATGCCACCAATACATCCTATAATGTTAGAAAAATTAGTAGATCAACAAATATTCATTAGAAAAAGTATAAAGGATATATTACTTTCAAGTATTGATAAAAAAGTAGATAGCAGTAAATTAAAAAATAAAATTATAAAAATGATACAATTATCAGAAATAACAACGGGAGCAGATGCTTTATTTGGAAATAAAAATTTACTTACTTCAGAAAAAGTTATAGCTAATTATGCTATATATGAGGATTTAGATTATAAATCAGAAGAAATATTAAATGGATATAATAGTCTTATAATAGAAGATGACGAAATTAATATTAGTGATATTTTAAAATCATCTCCAAAATCATTAATAATATCAGAAAATATTATAGATTATATAAAAATTTTTCCAACAAGAGCAGATGGCATAAAAATAACAATGTTAAATCCAGAAAGTCTACAATATATAGTTTCAGGAATAAATGAAGTTGTTAAGAATTTTTCTGATGAAGGTATAAATATAAAGTTAACAATAATAAGAGATAAAAATGAAAAAAATGGTGTAGATTATCTTAAATATTGGTTGGATAATAAATTATCTGAAAAGGATAATATAAATATTAAAACATTTGTTATAAATAAAGATTTTGAAAGTAAACATATAGTTGAAAGTTTAGATGATACTCTTAAACAACAAGATATAATATTTGTTGGTAATATTTTGAAAACAAAAAGTGTTGAATTAAGAGAGGTTTTTGAGGGAGATTACGAAGAAAATAATGATGCCTCAAAATATCCTATGGTATTTCCTCCATTGCCACTATCTAAAAGTGCTAATAAAAGAGCTATAAACATAACACAGTCTCAATTTGATTTAGAATATGAGCATACTCAATTATTAAATAGGATAAAAAATCCTAGTAGTAAAGAATGTGAATTTAAGGTTGTAAAGGAAATAGCCATAGATGAAAGAAAAAATGAATTGCTTCAAAATATCCACAATAGTGCTAAATGGGTAGTATGTATGGATGAAAGTATAGATAAGGAAATATTATCTAATAAAAATAAAGGACATATTGTTGGATTTACTACTGGAAAAGGAAATTATGGAGAACTAAATGTTACAGTTTCTGCTAGAAATGATATTTTAGAAGATATTAAGATTAAACTTAAAAATAGATTAAGAAAGCATTTTAGAAGTTGGAGTAATGACGAAAATACATTAGATTTAGTAGCTGATTTTTGCATAAAAACTGCTGAAGAATTAGATGGGGGAAAGATATTAAAAGCCTTAAATAGTAGTGATTTTGCAATTCATAGTTTTCTTTCTTATATAATAACCCTTCAATATTTAAATATACCATCTTGTGATGATGAGTATGTAGTAAGGATTCTTTTGAATTTAGATTCTCATATGCATTGGTTTGAGGAATTGGTAATAAATGAAAATGATGAGGATAAAATAAGACCCGATTTATTATTGTTAGAAATTAAAAAAGATGACTTTTGTGATGAATATGGTAATCTTAAAATAAATGCAACGGTTATTGAATGTAAAATGGGGAATGAAGACAATGTAAAGAAGAACAAGGCAATAACTCAAGTTAAGAAAGGTATTTTATCTTTAAGCAAAATTTGGGATAAATCTATAGAAACAAGCAAGAGATATTGGAGTAATCAGTTATATAGAGCTCTTATATTTTCAAAGATAAATATAGATGAAGATGATGAAAAATATGAAAGAGTTATAAATAAAATAGAAGGTGTCTTAAATGGAAGATATAAAATAAATTGGAGCGGTAAAGTTTTTGCTTATTGGATAAATTCAAGGGAAATAACATGTATAGACAATTGTGTTTATGATATAGATGATGTAGAACATATAACTTCAGATATAAGGATAATAGAATGTGGTCAACTATATATTAAAAAGATGTTATTACCAGAAGAGAAGAGAGAAGAAAATCAAGTGTTTGAAGAGGAAGTAATAGAAGATTTAGATGATATGGATTCTTTATTTGAAAAATTAGAAGCCGATAATATAGATAAAGAAAAAGGTTATATAGAAGAAGTAGAAGTTAGAAATCAATTAGATAACAAGGAAAAGGAAATTTATAAAGAAAATAATAATGAATTAAATAATGAGAATGTAGAGATTTTAAGTGGAAAGAATGGTGATTATAAAGAGCTAAAGGATATTAGGGTCTTAGTTGGAAAAGAGGAAAGAACTAATAAAAATATTTATTGGGAATATGGAAATAAGGATTTAAATAACAGACATTTATTTATAAGTGGTAGATCTGGTACTGGTAAAACTTATTGTATTCAATGTTTACTCTATGAATTAACTAAGCAAGGGGTTCCTGCGATAATCTTTGATTACACTGATGGTTTTAGAGAAGATAAATTAGATCCTATATTTAGAGAGTTTTTAGGGGAAAGATTAAAGCAAAAAATAGTTATGTTTGAAAAGTTTGATATAAATCCATTTAAAAGACAAAAAATATCTATAAGTGGATTTACTAAGGATGAAGAAGACATAGATATAGCTAGAAGAATAGCTGAAACATTTAAATCAGTATATTCTTTAGGAGATCAACAATTTAGTAATCTTTATACAGCTACAAGAAATGGATTAGAGAAGTTTGGTGATAAAATGGACTTTTCAATATTAGCACAAGAACTTGAAGAATTAGGAACTAAGGAAGCTAAAACTACATTAAGTAAAATACAAGTATTTTTAGATACAAAAGCTTTTGATAACAACAGTGAGTTTTCATGGGAAAAACTTATAAAATCAGATGGAGATGTATTTATAGTTCAATTAACAGGATATACTAGAGATGTACAAACCTTATTAACAACATTAATTTTATGGGATATATGGAATTATGCAAGAAGGTTTGGAAGTGAAGACAATCCTTTTGTAGTTGTATTAGATGAAGCTCAAAACTTAGATCATAGTGAGACTTCTCCTAGTGGATATATATTAACTGAAGGTAGAAAATTTGGTGTTTCAGGATGGTATGCTACTCAGTTTTTAAAAGGTCAGATGGACATTGATGAAATTGGAAGATTACAACAAGCAGCTCAGAAAATATATTTTGCACCACCAGAGACAGAAATAAAAGATATTGCTAGGATTATAGATAGCGATACAAAAGAAGCTAAAATATGGGAAGAAAAATTGAAGTTTTTAGGGAAAGGCGAATGCGTAATATCTGGTCAAATGAAACAACCTAATGGTGAAAGACTAATTAGATATTCACCAAAGATAATAAAAGTAAGCAGTTTGGAGGAAAGAAAAAATGGCAATTTATGA
- a CDS encoding HNH endonuclease: MKKIKSWQYDEEDLSFVIKNLDKSSFKRGSHIPIEIRKFFECEDVIYGQKKSITLIYNAENFKAEIEREKNNKIRIVWDKLIPKMKEVFKNEINDFEDSKELSVRVPRLKFTKETAIKYDVEMKTKYSHDVLCELERLDIDIENKTIEEINEVGEVIERVVKARKNQNKFREALFKRESKCKICGLAHKELLIASHIKPWSKSTPEEKLNPFNGFLLCPNHDSLFDKHLISFRDNGEIIISKSLSEKEQELLNINKDIVINIEEENKKFLKEHRDIFYEIEKAYDLEKELSISNKEIYKVELEV, from the coding sequence TTGAAAAAAATAAAATCATGGCAATATGACGAAGAAGATTTAAGTTTTGTAATTAAAAATTTAGATAAATCTTCTTTTAAAAGGGGAAGTCATATACCTATAGAGATAAGAAAATTTTTTGAGTGTGAAGATGTAATTTATGGACAAAAAAAGTCTATAACTCTTATTTATAATGCTGAGAATTTCAAAGCGGAAATAGAAAGAGAAAAAAACAACAAAATAAGAATTGTATGGGATAAGTTAATACCTAAAATGAAGGAAGTTTTTAAAAATGAAATAAATGACTTTGAAGATTCTAAAGAGCTTAGTGTAAGAGTGCCTAGATTGAAATTTACAAAGGAAACAGCCATAAAATATGATGTGGAAATGAAAACTAAATATAGTCATGATGTTCTTTGTGAATTAGAAAGGCTAGATATAGACATTGAAAACAAAACCATAGAAGAAATAAATGAAGTGGGAGAAGTCATAGAGAGAGTTGTTAAGGCTAGAAAAAACCAAAACAAGTTTAGAGAAGCACTATTTAAAAGAGAGAGTAAGTGTAAAATTTGTGGACTAGCTCATAAGGAGCTTTTAATAGCAAGCCATATAAAACCTTGGAGCAAAAGTACACCAGAGGAAAAGCTAAATCCCTTTAATGGATTCTTACTATGTCCAAATCATGATTCCTTATTTGATAAGCATTTAATAAGCTTTAGGGATAATGGAGAAATCATAATATCTAAAAGCCTCTCAGAAAAAGAGCAGGAACTACTAAACATAAATAAGGATATTGTGATTAACATTGAAGAGGAAAATAAGAAGTTTTTAAAGGAGCATAGAGATATCTTTTATGAAATAGAGAAGGCTTATGATTTAGAGAAAGAATTATCGATAAGCAATAAGGAAATATATAAGGTTGAATTAGAAGTTTAA
- a CDS encoding SH3 domain-containing protein, whose amino-acid sequence MAVAIVQQQQQPNDKINIDLSNSNVAVVKSKKETNPPIKDEKQSKDKDNLKSDKKTEPKVEEKKQDKGNSKEENKAQVKTEPKVKEDKDTKKSSEEIKEEVKNQKPVIKEVKLPVEKDSKNSSENLSNNSSDFASDVNRRLYEYESVRSNQSNAMNEAIRLHNGDPSNTCVFFQGACLRAIGVPVPSHIGYTSNLWNWLENNNWEMHRDFSNIQKGDIIFAGEYHTMCFMGWKDKANGIAYVMGNEAYTYGDAYAHRNLNGQAPTKENGWNRQYRATRYYKYKGNSSKSNSDIVKTNIVTSKPVSSKDHKYTVEALKGTVTAKQDVYINEKPFPTTEGIKPVGLANGGDKLTVTGRASNGWYEVLYNGQKAYISHRYTDFLEEKEAPSKSSDSVTPLGVVKTNTSDKKSDSKEDNKKIESSLKDKDEKVNKGDKSTEDKKVDESKDKATNKVESNKTEQAKPAESSKPVEETKKEESSKPSETVTKTAFIKANGGLWLHSSKDTSYSSRVTLMSNRAKVNVLEEDNSWFKVDYNGNTGWCSSKYVTNPVSSHSSTNKKVEENKSTEPKKTMEENKPKKEAETSKPALTIVKTASVKANGGLWLHSSKDSYISSRLAIMDKGEKVTILEENGDWFKVNYNGKTGFCASKYLSEPTTYEKQSESNKIEEVKNTSPSKAVEESKPTAPKKTVEENKPKKETETSKPTLTNIKRASVKANGGLWLHSTKDSYASSRITIMSNGEKVDILDESGSWYKVNYNGTMGWCSSQFLSNPTVISQSSQSKHVEENKPVYENKTVEVSKPVTSTVKTAYIKANGGLWLHSSKDSYASSRISIMNKGSKVRVLEESGSWFKVDHNGNIGWCSSEFLTTPVTSQGNTVEVSKIVKSNTSEASLREGHIKANGGLWLHSSKDSSTSSRLTVMGNGHKVEILEESGDWVKVRYNGNTGWCAKKFIA is encoded by the coding sequence ATGGCTGTAGCAATAGTTCAGCAGCAACAACAACCAAATGATAAGATTAATATTGACTTGTCTAATTCTAATGTTGCTGTAGTAAAAAGTAAAAAAGAAACTAATCCCCCTATAAAAGATGAAAAACAATCAAAGGATAAAGATAATTTAAAATCTGATAAAAAAACCGAGCCTAAAGTTGAAGAAAAAAAGCAAGATAAAGGTAACTCAAAGGAAGAAAATAAAGCTCAGGTAAAAACTGAGCCTAAAGTTAAAGAGGATAAAGACACAAAGAAAAGTTCTGAAGAAATTAAAGAAGAGGTAAAAAATCAAAAACCTGTTATAAAAGAAGTAAAATTACCTGTTGAAAAAGATTCAAAGAATTCTTCTGAAAATTTATCTAATAACTCAAGTGACTTTGCTTCAGATGTTAATAGAAGATTATATGAATATGAAAGTGTTAGAAGTAATCAATCTAATGCAATGAATGAAGCTATTCGTCTTCATAATGGAGACCCTAGCAACACTTGTGTTTTCTTCCAAGGTGCTTGTTTAAGAGCAATAGGAGTACCTGTTCCAAGTCATATTGGATACACTTCTAACCTTTGGAATTGGCTTGAAAATAATAACTGGGAAATGCATAGAGATTTTTCAAACATCCAAAAGGGAGATATTATCTTTGCAGGTGAATATCACACAATGTGTTTCATGGGATGGAAGGATAAAGCAAATGGTATTGCCTATGTAATGGGAAATGAAGCCTATACCTATGGAGATGCCTATGCTCATCGTAATTTAAATGGACAAGCTCCTACTAAAGAAAATGGATGGAATAGACAGTATAGAGCTACAAGATACTATAAATATAAAGGAAATTCTTCAAAAAGTAATTCTGACATTGTAAAAACAAATATTGTAACATCAAAACCTGTTAGCTCAAAGGATCATAAATATACAGTTGAAGCCTTAAAGGGTACTGTAACAGCTAAGCAAGATGTTTATATTAATGAAAAACCCTTCCCTACTACTGAAGGAATTAAGCCTGTAGGACTAGCTAATGGAGGAGATAAATTAACTGTAACTGGTAGAGCATCAAATGGATGGTATGAAGTTCTTTATAATGGCCAAAAAGCTTACATAAGTCATAGATATACTGACTTCTTAGAAGAAAAGGAAGCTCCATCTAAGTCATCTGATTCTGTTACTCCTCTTGGCGTAGTTAAAACTAATACTTCAGATAAAAAATCTGATTCTAAAGAAGATAATAAAAAGATAGAAAGTTCTCTTAAAGACAAAGATGAAAAGGTGAACAAGGGAGATAAATCTACTGAAGATAAAAAGGTAGATGAATCTAAGGATAAAGCTACTAATAAAGTGGAATCAAATAAAACTGAACAAGCTAAGCCCGCTGAATCTAGTAAGCCAGTTGAAGAAACTAAAAAAGAAGAATCAAGTAAGCCTTCTGAAACAGTTACAAAAACTGCCTTTATAAAGGCTAATGGTGGTTTATGGCTACATTCTAGTAAGGATACTTCATACTCTTCTAGAGTAACCCTAATGAGTAATAGAGCTAAGGTTAATGTTTTAGAGGAAGATAACTCTTGGTTTAAGGTTGACTATAATGGAAATACTGGTTGGTGTTCAAGTAAATATGTAACTAATCCAGTTTCTTCTCATAGTTCAACTAATAAAAAAGTAGAAGAAAATAAATCTACAGAACCTAAAAAAACTATGGAAGAAAATAAACCTAAGAAAGAAGCTGAAACAAGCAAACCTGCTTTAACAATTGTTAAAACTGCTTCTGTAAAAGCTAATGGTGGACTATGGTTACACTCTTCTAAGGATTCCTATATCTCTTCTAGATTAGCAATTATGGATAAAGGTGAAAAAGTTACAATCTTAGAGGAAAATGGCGATTGGTTTAAGGTTAACTATAATGGTAAAACTGGCTTCTGTGCAAGTAAATACTTAAGTGAACCTACTACTTATGAAAAACAATCTGAATCTAATAAAATAGAGGAAGTTAAAAATACCTCTCCTAGTAAGGCTGTAGAAGAAAGTAAACCTACTGCACCTAAGAAAACTGTGGAAGAAAATAAGCCTAAAAAGGAAACTGAAACAAGTAAACCTACCTTAACAAATATTAAAAGAGCCTCTGTAAAGGCAAATGGTGGTTTATGGCTACACTCTACTAAGGATTCCTATGCATCTTCTAGAATTACCATAATGAGTAATGGAGAAAAGGTTGATATTTTAGATGAAAGCGGATCTTGGTATAAGGTTAACTATAATGGAACTATGGGTTGGTGCTCAAGCCAATTCTTAAGTAACCCAACTGTTATCTCTCAAAGCTCACAAAGTAAGCATGTAGAAGAAAATAAACCAGTTTATGAAAACAAAACAGTTGAAGTAAGTAAACCAGTTACTAGTACAGTAAAAACAGCTTACATAAAAGCTAATGGAGGTTTATGGTTACACTCCTCTAAAGATTCCTATGCTTCTTCTAGAATAAGCATAATGAACAAAGGATCAAAGGTAAGAGTTTTAGAAGAAAGTGGTTCTTGGTTTAAAGTTGACCACAATGGAAATATAGGTTGGTGTTCAAGTGAATTCCTAACTACTCCAGTAACATCACAAGGTAATACTGTGGAAGTAAGTAAAATAGTTAAATCAAATACCAGTGAAGCTTCCCTAAGAGAAGGCCACATAAAGGCTAATGGAGGATTGTGGCTACACTCATCTAAAGACTCCTCTACTTCATCTAGATTAACTGTAATGGGTAATGGTCATAAGGTTGAAATCTTAGAAGAAAGTGGAGATTGGGTTAAGGTTAGATATAATGGAAACACAGGTTGGTGTGCTAAAAAATTTATAGCTTAA